One region of Eretmochelys imbricata isolate rEreImb1 chromosome 2, rEreImb1.hap1, whole genome shotgun sequence genomic DNA includes:
- the C2H9orf152 gene encoding LOW QUALITY PROTEIN: uncharacterized protein C9orf152 homolog (The sequence of the model RefSeq protein was modified relative to this genomic sequence to represent the inferred CDS: deleted 1 base in 1 codon) produces the protein MKDVSCFCLLSSLWKQMVQTYKYICGIFSVTHTAEQQDSDCDKQPTKMDVSLLEEQYDCIKQKQKLQTHIIVFKTGENQPVPGESMVNGILINKKIRKPKEFKEHIPVRKVTLDLTSNGNVQDSSPWRTHLGIHRLLQAECQKVPSDLAHWKNEQISFDNERLTVKENVMLPYEKTLTASEHSTVSLDELGNSSMLNSPTEENSNSISGICQKPPLKSVSSAIWTHQQISSTKCTPISSKLSYYPFPRKKHPGSQKLQKDLDYMSHHKEISVMCKV, from the exons ATGAAGGACGTCTCTTGCTTCTGCCTATTGTCTTCCTTGTGGAAACAGATGGTGCAAACTTACAAATATATCTGTGGTATTTTCTCAGTGACTCATACAGCAGAGCAACAGGATTCAGACTGTGACAAGCAGCCAACCAAGATGGACGTAAGCTTACTTGAGGAGCAGTATGACTGTATAAAACAGAAGCAAAAGCTGCAAACACACATTATTGTGTTTAAAACAG GTGAGAATCAGCCTGTTCCTGGGGAATCAATGGTCAATGGCATtttaataaataagaaaataaggAAACCAAAAGAATTTAAAGAACACATTCCTGTCAGAAAGGTCACACTGGACTTAACTTCCAATGGCAATGTACAAGACAGTTCACCATGGCGTACACACCTGGGAATCCACCGTCTACTACAAGCTGAGTGTCAGAAGGTTCCAAGTGATCTTGCCCATTGGAAGAATGAACAGATTAGTTTTGACAATGAGAGACTGACTGTGAAGGAAAATGTCATGCTGCCATATGAAAAAACACTAACTGCAAGTGAACATTCCACAGTATCACTCGATGAACTGGGAAATTCAAGTATGttaaacagtcccactgaagagAATAGCAACTCCATTTCAGGCATCTGCCAGAAGCCTCCTTTGAAGTCAGTCTCTTCAGCAATTTGGACACACCAACAGATTTCATCCACAAAATGTACACCCATATCCAGCAAACTAAGCTATTACCCTTTCCCTCGG AAAAAACACCCAGGATCTCAGAAGCTGCAAAAAGACTTGGATTATATGTCTCACCATAAAGAAATTTCAGTAATGTGTAAAGTTtag